The DNA window GAAGGTCTTTTTCAATAGTATTTTAGGTTAAAAAAATCCCTTTACAACAACAAAAGGATCAATAATTTTCGGGTCATCAGAACATCAGAAAACAAAGAATACTTTGCCCTAATATTCCGAAGCAAACATAAGGGTACAGTAATTGTCATGGGGAAGATACTTTCCGCTTTCAATCATGCTTTTGTCTATCTGGTCAATAAAGAACAGTTTTTCGCCTGTTTCAAGATTCAGGAAAACCTGCAAATAATCCAGATTTTGCTCTTGCGTCAGTTTTCTGGTGTATATATAAATGTCACTTATTTCCTGTGCACTGAGTTTTTCGCTTACGCCACTCGTAACATAAAACGAACCTGAAAACAGGTAATTCCCCTCTTGTTCCTGTGGCAGATGCTGCCATACTTCAAATGTATTCATTGTGTATAAAGTTTAATAATAGGGGATAAGCATATCTATATCTAAGAAAATTGCAAGGGATTTATAGTTTTTAGTCTGATTGTATCTTGTTATCTATTGGATTTATTTCCTCTTGCAATCTGTTTTTCATTTGATTAGTATAAATGGTTGTTTTATCTGTTTTCACTAATTGTATGAAATCTTATACTTTAAAATCATTCAACAGCGGTCAGGTCACTTTGCCGAAAAAGTGGAGAGACCAATTCGATACCGACCTTTTTATAGCGGAAGAAACAAAGGAAGGTTTACTCATAAAGCCGATTCTTTGAAACTCCTCCGCCCAGACTTCCGAAAAGGTTATTGCCGATTTTATCGAGAATTTTAAAATCCAGGCACAAAAACAAGGTTTTTCAGGAAAAGAAATTGAGGAAATGATTGAAAAAATAATGTAACAACGGAGCAATGGAACGATGTAAAAATGGAAAAATTTAACATTGTGACAATGGAAAGTTAACGGCTAAAAAACAAAAATATAATCCGATATTTTTAGAAAATGTAAAGCCGATTTTTTAGGCAAAGTAAAGAAAACCTAGTTCAGGGCTTCGTTTTTCTCTTTTCTAAAAAAATGAAAATTCTCTTGCATTCACTAATTTAATGAATACTATCATTTTAGTTGATTTGATGAATAGAGATTTTTATTTCCTATCCCCGCACCCCTATGAATACAAAAAACATCGTCAAAAAACTAAAGGCAATTGTTAACGAACCTGCCGACAGCATTAGAAAGGAAGTAGCAAAAGAATGCTTCAATCACGACAGTATAGAATGTTTCTTTTCTGATTTGCTCCATTACGGTTGTGCTTCTTGAATGATAAAAAAGCTTATGTATTATCACGATACTCATTCTTTCTATGATAAGTATTATAATGAAATTGAAGAATTAAGGGAAGAATATGAACAAAATACAGGAACACCCATCAAAATAGAAGGTGATTTAAAAAACTTCTTTGCGTGGTTTGCCTTTGAAGAAACAGCGTATCAGTTAGCCGGTGAATTAGGATTAAATCAATAAATGTCAAGGCGTAATTAAAAAAAGGACTTGAATTAATCAATTTAATCAATACAACTAATTTAGTCAATTTGACTAATCCTTTTATTTCTTTCCCCACACCTCTCATGAACGAACAAAAAGTAATGAAAAAATTACAGGAAATGGCTTCAAGTCCTGAAAACACGCTGAAAAAATTACTCTCTGAGATCATCTTGGAGCAGGATGATTCTTTGGAATTTATAACAGATGCTAAAAAATTTGGAATAAGTACCCTATACCGGTACGAAGCCGAAGATGATGAATTGGAAGATTTGTACACTGAATACCAACAAGAAATAGAATCACTTATACAAAATCATATTGGGCAAATGGAGGAAATCCTATCCCGCAGTCCTAACCAAATACACAGCATGGTATGGTGGGCAATGGATTATACTCTATCAGGCATTTACAATATTGTTAAAGAGGGCTAATCCTCTTTTTTTGTACCATTTTTCATTCTAAATTTTTAATTATTTCCAAACTCTTTTTCCAATCTAATATCAATGGCGATGTTTAAATATTTGTTGACGATTCCATTTTCGTAATCTTTTTCCACCAGTTTGTACATAAAGGTATTATTCTGCTGAAGCTCCTCTACTACGGACTGGGTAAACTCGGGGGTTAAGAACTCCCCTCTTAAGATTTTAAGTTTTTGTTCTCTTTCCAAACGCAATTGTTCTGTCTGCTGTTCCTCCGATTGTTGCAGTACTTTGGCTTGTGCTTTTTTTACTTTTTTAGTAGCTTGCTCGTTAATTTCTTTTTTGTAATAGCCTTCTTTTAAGGCTTTGAGAAAAAATCCGCTTTTCTGTTTGACGGCAGTAGTTTTAAAATATTCTTTACAGTATTTGAGGGTTTGTATAATAAACTCTTCTTCATAATTTCAGATAATCTGTGATTCTATCGTTGCTTTCGATACGCCGAAAGCCTTGATTTCATCGTACCAAGAAACCGT is part of the Chryseobacterium indicum genome and encodes:
- a CDS encoding AbrB/MazE/SpoVT family DNA-binding domain-containing protein, whose translation is MKSYTLKSFNSGQVTLPKKWRDQFDTDLFIAEETKEGLLIKPIL
- a CDS encoding DUF7222 domain-containing protein: MIKKLMYYHDTHSFYDKYYNEIEELREEYEQNTGTPIKIEGDLKNFFAWFAFEETAYQLAGELGLNQ